One Ranitomeya imitator isolate aRanImi1 chromosome 4, aRanImi1.pri, whole genome shotgun sequence genomic window, aatagggatttttgtgtactcaccgtaaaatccttttctctgagccattcattgggggacacagctcccaccctgttattagcttatgcttgttttttagaatatgacatgctatacactcatatattgttattgatctcctactgctttttcaccgaactggttagctgaaagccagcaggagggtgtatactgcaggggaggagctaactttttttgtatcacttagtgtcagcctcctattggcagcagcatacacccacggtctgtgtcccccaatgaatggctcggagaaaaggattttacggtgagtacacaaaaatccctattttaaaaCTGAGTCAACATTAACTTCGTTTGTGTCATCACATCCTTATGGCCCCATGAGAGGTTTATCTGAATCCCGATATTAGGGGGATTTAGGCCGAAGCCCGCTGCCCCATTTACATATATTGTGAAACCAATTAGCGATTGCTTGTAAGAAGTCAGTCTTGTACGCCGTGTTACCTTAGGTTTCATCTTTGTTGTATGACCTCTTTAATCCAAGATCTGTCCTGTATTGGCAGTACAAGGGGCATATGCAGGCTCTTACTTTCTATTTTAGTGAATCTGCTCAGAAATGATATTGTTTTGCAGTATTGCTAATACTGTCATTATGGAGCAGCAGCCTATCGTATGgagaattaaaggggtattcccatctccaagatcccattCCCATATGTAGTGGGTATAATATTAGGAcatctgaagaactatactaaatTGGAGGAATTTCCTATGTCGCTTATCTTGTGTAGGGCATAGCAGTAGGTTAGGTGTCCATGGtaatgaccactcatatagtgacagacaGCTCTTAGTAGTTgtaaccatggacacctaagctactgcaatgccctgcatatgAGGTAAGAGACATGgcgaatctgaagaactatactaaatattggaggtatctgctaatattattattattattaaaacagtCTTACTTTCTTCCTTAATAAATTGTAAAACCTCAATGCTCAAGAAACAATCTATTCAAAAGAATCCACTTCTGACGCGTTTTTTGGCCATCTGTCCATATTTGTagtccttttttattttattgtaaaaattGGGTCATATCCAAACATGTTTACCTATGCATTTCCCCCACATTGGCTTCTGCTAGTTTAATTTAATAAACTCCGCGtttctgactgctgcagccaatcactgggctcagggaCGTGTGCCTGGAACATCAGGTGTGTTGTAGTCGTGACCTCACTGCTGCAGTCTGTCAGTAAGACACGGGCCCTGTATCTGGGGAAGGTGAAGAACACTGGAGTTCACCATTTTAACCTAGTGGAAGCCATTGGGGAGGCAGGAGCTATTACCAGACACAGCCTTCTTTACTGATTCCAACTATATACCAGACGGGCAATCATTTAGGGGACTTGAAGAGGCATTTGTAAATTGATGCAGCATATTTCTAAGTCTATGTATGGGAAATTAAACATTGATAAAGGGCACGGGtcctaaatgtaatttttttccttATTGCATTCTAGGGTGCACAAAATTAGTACTGTATGACTGTTCTTTAAAAGGGAGTGTAATAAaaccacttaaaggggttgtcaactactaGTAAAACACCTTGTCATACCCCACGCTTCTCccagataaaataataaaacacctaTACTCCCCTCACATGCCGCTTCTGTTCACGGggtgtcggcacttgctctcccCGGGGCTTCGATGCGGCTGTATGACACGTGATGCCTGGTGTCCAATCAgctctggtgtcactgtccccgccttcctacgtattgaacatgaagaggaagtgcgggatcagctgcagcctggacttcctcttcaatgTTTAATTTGTCCGAAGgtgtggacagtgacacaagtgctGATTGGGTGTCGGGGACACGTGTCACAACACCCCACAGGATCACTGGGTAGAAGCGAGTCCCGACAGCATGGGAACGgcccggcacgggaggtgagtataagctttttttttatCGAGGCTAAGAACGAGACgacttctttaaaggggtttgtaggGAACTTGACCCTTAAAAAAATCATATCTGTAATTTAGAGTTTAGTGGTTGGGTAGCCAGAAAAAAAGTCACATGCAAATTAGGGGGCTTTCATTTTTATAGGGGCAAAGTTCTATACATACCTTCTTTTTTTAAAGAGGTTTCAACAGCGTTTAGGGGCTGATGAAGTCCCTTTTTAAAGCGGTTGCCTCAAGTTCTTGGTGGTTAAAATTTCAACATGCTTGCAACTAAGCAacttgttaggctatgttcacacgttcctgatttccctccttttttttcaggactaaaaacctcagctcttggcagaaagcgcaggtcctttttttggtacttttttggtgcgttttttgatgcgttttctgatgcgtttttttatgcagttttctatgcagagtctgtgtgttttctaggaagttttttagggttaaaatggctgaaaatacccttcccctaaccctacccctaaccctattctaaccttagtggaaaaaaaataaaaaattcttaattttttttattgtccctacctatgggggtgacaaaggggggggggtcatttactattttttttattttgatcactgagataggttatatctcagtgatcaaagtgcactttggaacgaatctgccggccggcagattcggcgggcgcactgcgtatgcgcccgccattttgcaatatggcggcgcccagggagaagacggccggacggacaccgggaggccgggtaagtataagggggggagatgagggcacggggggggggggcgtcggagcatgggggggtgggattggggcacggtggggcagccacactgcagcggttctgcaccacaaaccgcagaaaacccgcagatatttttttcatctgcgggttttactgcgggtttgacctcacaatggaggtctatgggtgcagaaccgctgcagttccgcaaaaagaagtgacatggtacttttttttaccgcggctattcagtgcggcttttttcgcgattttccgcaatgtgggcacagcagttcctgttttccatagggtacattgtaatgtaccctgcatggaaaacagctgcggacccgcagcgggaaaatcgcggcgattccgcatgaaaaaaaggatggtgtgaacatggccttaatcaaAATTCTCCCTGTTTTCAAGAATGGgtggatttttaattctatagtttacaACTCGTTGCCTAGGTTACAGACCACCCTGCAGTCTGAGGTGTGAGATACCTAGGCAATGAGTGCTGCTTGCAGGTTCTGttctgtatatataatttttttttctttcctcagaCTTGGGTCGGCATATCAGGAATCGTcccgagtttcatccagaaaactcaatTCTTTTTCTAATTTACATCCAATTTTCATCCATACGTCTGTCTAACAGGCCGCGGGTGGATCGCaactccacccacagctgttacacatttggtattgctgcggtaaacggcgtaacgagaaaaacaaaaagcaaatcaatgccagttgttttttttttaatctctgtaTTGATATGCAATAACCCGTGATCAAAACATCATGTCTaacccaaaatgatatcaataaaaatgtcagctcggtgcgcaaaagaATAAGCCCTAAccaccagccccagatcctgaaaaataaacttaggtttttttgtttttttttaaccacttaaataaaaaagaacctacataTGTTTGGTatctgaacttgtaatgacctggagaatcataatggcaggtcagttttagaatcgtgaacatgattaaaaataaaatttttcctgTACACTATATTGTAAAATCAATGTTATCGTTCAATAGGGCAACTCcttccgcaaaaaaaacaagctctcacacagccatattgacggaaaaataaaaagttatggcttttggaagaaggagagcaaaaaactgAAAATTCCAAGGTCATGCAGTGGTTAAGTGGCATTTACTGGCCCATACCCAAGAATTAGTGTTCCTATGAACGCTCTTCCTTATTAGCCTGTGTATAGGGGCCGCCAATCACACAGTGAGCGAGCAAAATGCTCATTTGTCAGGtgaaatggttttttttttgtttgttttttttaaggcttacttaggctacgttcacattagcgtcatgcgacgctgcgtcgccgacgcaacgcacgacgcatcggaaacgcacgcaaaaacgcaacttttgtgacgcaagcgtcggacgcatgcgtcgtaaaacgcagcgtttttggtgcgtttttacaaaaacgcagcgttttacgacgcatgcgttgtcaaacactgattagatctttacacacaatttagtgtctagacactagataacaccaccaatgaatagaagagggtgggtctagtgtctagacaatcgataatgccaccaatgggtagatgggggtgggtattaatgtaatagtggtatatataccccggcatacattatttccaaccatagagcatcaagatggatcgttccatggagagtatctacctcacttttcagctggaattagcccttgctatagcttatgcttttgcctgtcaagaacagaggaaaagagacaaacaacggagaaggagtcgtcggcgtttttggctacaccctatagtggaagtccgagagagtcgtggagtgtaccattgtctttttggcgaattaaatgagaaccaggacaaatattttgagtacaccaggatgtcaaaagacagcttccgatatctgctgcgtctggtggaaggagccatttccaggcaggacacgcagctccgtaaatcgatttcccctgaggaacgtctgctggtgactctacggtacgtaatggaatgtgaaggatttatatgttcttgccactttttaaattaacgtgtttttgttttttggggtgggggattgtaattaaaaatgaaaaattctttcataacaattaaattaattatatttatttatttatttttcttcttgtcagtttcctggctaccggagagacattgagatcactgcatttccagtttcggattggagtctcaacactgtcgggtattattgcagacacatgccgcgcattgtgggacaacctcagggaggaatttttacccatccctacaagagaattatggcatgccaacgcccaaaaatttgaaaaagtttgtgatttccctaactgtatcggagccgtggatggcaagcacattaggattaccaagccttcaagaagtggatctcttttttataattataaaaaatacttttccaccgtgctgatggcaattgcaggtgcggactgcaggtttctcgctgtggacattggagcgtttggtcgtgcaaatgattcacggacatttaaggagtctgacatgggccgaagattatacgagaacaattttcatttcccccatccacgacctcttcctaacaccgaaggcccggcccggccctgccatttgttgtggttggggatgaggcttttcaaatgtgtggcaacctacttaaaccgtactctagtcgggggttggaccgcacaaaaagtatttttaattatagactgtccagggcccgaagaactgtggagtgcgcctttggcattctggtgtccaaatggcgtatcttaggatccgcaataaatttgaaaattgagacagtggatgaggtggtgaaggcgtgtgtggttctacacaattttattattgataaagagagagtcaacgtggaactcgatgaacccatacaaaatccattgcctgattatcaagctcatcctctgcggacaactttggagattgctcatatgagggaccaatttgctgcatattttgtttccgatgttggccgtgtttcttggcaagatcaaatggtgtaattCAACGTGTTGTTATGATgttatgtaaacactgtggagcccATGTAATGTAACCATCATATGTTTGGTTATTAATGTCAcccgattgtctaatgcgttgtgtttgttaataaagtttattgtgcctttccg contains:
- the LOC138676318 gene encoding uncharacterized protein translates to MDRSMESIYLTFQLELALAIAYAFACQEQRKRDKQRRRSRRRFWLHPIVEVRESRGVYHCLFGELNENQDKYFEYTRMSKDSFRYLLRLVEGAISRQDTQLRKSISPEERLLVTLRFLATGETLRSLHFQFRIGVSTLSGIIADTCRALWDNLREEFLPIPTRELWHANAQKFEKVCDFPNCIGAVDGKHIRITKPSRSGSLFYNYKKYFSTVLMAIAGADCRFLAVDIGAFGRANDSRTFKESDMGRRLYENNFHFPHPRPLPNTEGPARPCHLLWLGMRLFKCVATYLNRTLVGGWTAQKVFLIIDCPGPEELWSAPLAFWCPNGVS